The nucleotide sequence CCCCTCTCCTTTCAGAGCAGGTACAATCTCGATTGTTCCAGCCTCCGCTTCTCTATATCTTTGCGCTGATTCCAGTTTTGGGAATTGCGTTCGTCGGACTACTGTTGTGGAGCTTGAGCCGAAGGGAGGAAGTCACTCCATTGATTTGGACTGTTATGCTATTTTTCCTGTCTTTTGTCGGCTTGGGATTTCTCATTTTTCCGAGCATTATCCCGCCATCAGTCACCATTTATGAGGCGGCTGCAGCTCCTAGCTCATTGGTGTTCATGGCTATATTTGTAGGCTTTCTCATTCCCATTCTATTGGCCTACACCCTTTACAACTACATTGTGTTTCGAGGGAAGGTTACCGCCGAAACCTATGGAGATTGAGTCCGAGCAGTTGATTGAGTCTACAGATTTCAAACCAATCATTTAAGCAATGGGAGTTTCGATTTGACAGCGCGTGATTTCTGACGGGAGATGGAAAATCCCAGAACGCCGGCAAAGATAGCAGTTGACAGCAGCACAACACTGGCACCAGAAGCTACATCGAAGTAATAACTCGAGTACAGTCCCAAAAATGCTACAAATGCTCCTACGCTGCTGGAGATGGCCAGCATGCGGGCAAAGTGATGGGTTAATAATCGCGCGATCGATGCGGGGATGACAACAGCAGAGATAATCAGCGTCACCCCCAACACCTGCAACGTCGAGACCAGCAATGCCGCCAGCATGAGGGCAAACAACAGGTCCATCCAACGCACGGGAACCCCATGAACCTGAGCGATCTCGCGATCGAAGCTCCAGAATAGCAACGGACGATAAAACAAAAATAGCAAGGACAATAAGGCGATCGCCACAGACACAATAATCCAGACATCAGCAGGCGTTACCCCCAAAACATTGCCGAATAAGGCTGCCTCAAAACTCTGGGTAAACTGACGCGACATACTAATCAGCGCCACACCGAGGGCAAAACTGGCCGTCGTCACAATTCCAATCGCCGAATCTGAATAGACGTTGTTAACCGTTAAATATTGAATCAGAATCGCCGCGCCAAATCCCCATATCCCAGCTCCCAAGTAGAAATTGAGTCCCAAAATATAGCTAATGACAGCTCCACCCAAAATGGCATGGGAAAGACCGTGGGCAACATAGCTCATGCGGCGTGTGGTGATATAAACGCCCATAACGCCGCAAAGGAATCCAGATAGAATTCCCACAACTAAGGCGCGGATAAAGAAATCGTATTCGAGGGGTTTGAGCAGAAAGTCGAGCATTAAAAAATGAAGCAGCGAGCTTCAGTCGAACTTGGGATGAGTCAAGACAGAATCTTTCAAACGATCGATTCTCAAGGGACCGAAAGAGATTGTCGCCTCAATGCATCTAGTCGTTGGCTATTTTGCTGCAGCTTGTGCCGCAGGGACAGGAGCTTGTTGGCGATGACGACGCGATCGCCATCTCGAATCACA is from Synechococcus sp. PCC 7336 and encodes:
- a CDS encoding metal ABC transporter permease, with protein sequence MLDFLLKPLEYDFFIRALVVGILSGFLCGVMGVYITTRRMSYVAHGLSHAILGGAVISYILGLNFYLGAGIWGFGAAILIQYLTVNNVYSDSAIGIVTTASFALGVALISMSRQFTQSFEAALFGNVLGVTPADVWIIVSVAIALLSLLFLFYRPLLFWSFDREIAQVHGVPVRWMDLLFALMLAALLVSTLQVLGVTLIISAVVIPASIARLLTHHFARMLAISSSVGAFVAFLGLYSSYYFDVASGASVVLLSTAIFAGVLGFSISRQKSRAVKSKLPLLK